In Chiloscyllium plagiosum isolate BGI_BamShark_2017 unplaced genomic scaffold, ASM401019v2 scaf_2453, whole genome shotgun sequence, the following proteins share a genomic window:
- the LOC122545345 gene encoding coiled-coil-helix-coiled-coil-helix domain-containing protein 5, translating into PVVSSYSPVIQKIRAECAEPFLAFEQCLKQNQSSVVNCTDHVNEFLACAEKVKMPALGKKKSLIQRFNKSVKAQ; encoded by the coding sequence TCTCCTCTTACAGCCCAGTCATTCAGAAGATCCGTGCAGAATGTGCAGAGCCCTTCCTGGCTTTTGAACAGTGTTTGAAGCAGAATCAATCTTCTGTCGTGAATTGCACGGACCATGTCAATGAGTTCCTGGCCTGTGCAGAGAAGGTCAAAATGCCAGCTTtaggtaaaaaaaaatctctaattCAAAGATTTAACAAATCTGTCAAAGCTCAGTAA